TAAGTAAGCGATTAGAGCTTGCATTTCAGTTGCGCCTTTACCATCGTTCATGGCTTCGATTTTCGCAATGTCAGCTTGTAGCTCTTCGTCACTACCATAACCTTTACCGTCGTAACGGTCGCTAGCTTTGTCAATTCCGAAACTATCACGGAATATTTGAAGCTTTTTAAGTGTATGGGTCGTATCGACTCTGTTTTCGTCTAACCAAGGAAACGCTGGCATGTTTGACTCAGGAACCACTGCACGTGGATCCATTAAGTGAGCATGGTGCCAATCGTCTGAGTAACGCTCACCAACACGAGCTAGGTCAGGACCAGTACGTTTAGAACCCCATTGGAATGGGTGATCCCATACTGACTCACCAGCTACAGAGTAGTGACCATAACGCTCAACCTCGTCACGGAAAGGGCGAATCATTTGTGAGTGACAGTTGTAACAACCTTCACGCACGTAGATGTCACGGCCTTCCATTTCTAATGCTGTAAGAGGGCGTAGGCCATCAACAGGTTTAGTCGTATCATCTTGGAACATTAGTGGAGTAATCTCAACTAGTGCACCAAAGCTGATTGCAAAGACAGTCAAGATAGCCATAAGGCCAACGTTCTTTTCGACTATTTCGTGTTTGTTTTGTGAATTATTATTGCTCATCGTGCTACTCCATTATGCCAATTGTGCGTCAGCGTCTAGTTGAAGCGAATCTTTCTTCGCAGCAATAGTACGATAAACGTTGTAAGCCATAATTAGCATACCTGTTACGATGAATACACCGCCTAGGAAACGCATTACATAGAACGGATACGAAGCTTCTAATGACTGTACAAAGCTGTACATTAACGTACCGTCTGAGTTTACTGCACGCCACATTAGACCTTGCATAACACCTGAGATCCACATTGCTACGATGTATAAAACAACACCAACAGTGTGTAACCAGAAGTGCGTGTTAACTAGTTTAACACTGTACATACGGCCTTGTGAGAATAGTGCAGGGATTAGGTGATAGATAGCACCGATAGAAATCATTGCAACCCAACCTAGTGCACCTGAGTGTACGTGACCTACAGTCCAGTCAGTGTAGTGAGAAAGCGCGTTTACTGACTTGATAGCCATCATTGGGCCTTCGAACGTAGACATACCGTAGAAAGATAGAGAAACAACTAAGAAACGTAGTACTGGGTCAGTACGTAGTTTATGCCATGCACCTGATAACGTCATGATACCGTTGATCATACCACCCCAAGATGGAACGAATAGGATAACTGACATAACCATACCTAAGCTTTGCGTCCAATCTGGAAGCGCAGTGTAATGTAGGTGGTGAGGACCTGCCCAGATGTACAAAGAAACAAGAGCCCAGAAGTGAACTACCGATAGACGGTATGAATAAACAGGGCGGCCTGCTTGTTTTGGTACGAAGTAGTACATCATACCTAAGAAACCAGCAGTTAATAAGAAACCAACAGCGTTGTGACCGTACCACCACTGAACCATTGCATCTACAGCACCTGCGTAGATAGAGTATGATTTAGTTAGTGAAACTGGAATTGCCATGCTGTTTACAATGTGTAAAACGGCAACAGTAATGATGAAACCAGCGTAGAACCAGTTCGCAACATAGATGTGCGATACTTTACGCTTGATTAACGTACCAAAGAATACAACTGCGTAAGTCACCCAAACAACGGCGATAAGAATATCGATTGGCCATTCAAGTTCTGCGTATTCTTTAGAGCTTGTGATACCTAATGGTAAGGTAATCGCTGCTAGTACGATAACAAGTTGCCAACCCCAGAAGGTGAAGGCTGCTAGTTTATCTGAGAAAAGGCGCGTTTGACATGTACGTTGTACGACGTAATAAGACGTCGCAAAAAGTGCACTTGTACCAAATGCGAAAATTACTGCGTTCGTGTGTAACGGACGTAGTCGAGAGTAAGTTAACCATGGTGTATCAAAGTTAAGTGCTGGCCAAGCTAATTGGGCAGCAATCAGAACCCCAACACTCATGCCAACGATGCCCCAAATCACTGTCATAATAGCGAATTGGCGTACAACTTTATAATTGTACTCAGTTTGTGATGCTACTGTTTGGCTCATTTTCTGGCTTCCGCTGCAATTAATGCGTTTTAGAAATGAATTACCCACTTTATTAAAAGTGGGGCCTACTATTACTTCACAAGCGTGTTACCTAAAGCCAACTTAGAGGTGCTAGCTTCAGAAAACAAACTCGAGAAACCCTTATTTTTGCGATGGAAATGATAAAATTTTTGACCTTAAAAAGATAGGTCAATTGCATAAAATTATGACATCAATCAAATTTTAGCGCTTTGTTGGTTATTTTTTGTCAGAGTTTGTATTTTTATTAGCTTATTCCATCTAGCATGGTTGTCTTTTCGCGGGTAGCTAATTAGTATCCGCTTTTATTTTATACAGGCAAATAGAGTGCGAACTAGTTTATTCACCGTGTTCCTTTTTAGTGTATTTTTAGCTGCATGTGATAGCCAAAGTATAGAAGAGGACAGCACAAGTACAAGTTGTGAGAACAATCGTCATTGTTATTACCCAAATAATGCAGAAGCTTGGCTGAGTAACCCAGACATCAGCCCGGAAACGCCTTTTGCAATTAACTTAAAGCTGCCAAACGGGGCCAAAAATCTAGCTGCAAAACTTGAAGGTGTCACTATGTATATGGGATTCATCCCACTACAGTTTAAACGCAAAGGGCAGGTTTGGGTTGCTGACACTATGGTCGGAGCGTGTTCTGAACCTGTTATGACTTGGAAAATGACGCTTACTTATAATACTGTTGATAATCAGCCTCGTACTTTGTTTTATTATTTCGATTCAATTCAAACTCGCTAACACCAACCGCTATTTTTATTACTCACAGCTTCGAATTTCGCTGAAGCTGTGAGTAACGTCATTACCTTGTCATTTATTTATACTTTAATGCTCTTCATTAAACGTATTTTTATACGTTAGTTTCAAACTGATGGAACAAAAGTAAAAAATCATCCTCTAATTCACTGTTTAACAGGCTAACTTTGTCTATTTAGTTAATTTTAGTGAATAAGTATGGTTAGCAGTCTTACCAAGCTTTTACGGTTTTTATAACGTGGTGTGATCAACTTGTAAAAATTTCATTTGTAGCACTAATTGGGCTTTAGTTACACTTGATTACAAAGTGCGTGCAATTGATTTCAATCATGTTTTTTTTGCTACTAAAGAATCTTACCTTTCTGATATAGAAGTGTTTTTTTCTGTTAACATTGATACATCATGAAACCTTATTACCTTAAATGGGTCCGTCATTTTTGTGGTGTTTTTTATTTAATCTTCCATTCAGTTTTCGTTCAGTTAACTAAGCCTAAGTTGCCCTCCGCTGACTCGTGATTCTAATAATAACGAGCGCTACCTGATTAAAGGTAAATTTCCAACAAGTAGGGTTTTCACATGAAAAAATCAATTCTTGGTTTAGCTGTTGTTTCAGCAATCCCAATGTTTTCAAGCATGCAAGTTTTAGCTGCTGATGATGCAGCAGAGTCTATTGAAAAAATTCAAGTTACAGGTTCTCGCATTAAGCGTACCGATATGGAGACGTCTAGTCCTGTAACTTTAATCGGCGCAGATGACATCAAAGCAATGGGTGCATCAAGCATCGATGGCGTTCTACAAAAAATGACTGCAGCAAGCGGTGCGATGACTAACCCTGCTGTTAACAACGGTTCAGGCGGTAACGCACGTGTTGACCTACGTGGTTTAGGCGCACAACGTACTCTAGTACTAGTTAATGGTCGTCGTATGATCAACTCTGGTACTGGTGCAGCATCTACTGTTGACTTAAACACAATCCCAGTATCAATGATTAAGCAAGTTGAAGTACTAAAAGACGGCGCATCTGCTGTATACGGTACTGACGCGGTAGCTGGTGTTGTTAACATCATCTTAAAAGACGACTTCGAAGGTCTAGACATGAACCTTAACGGTGCTATCACTGGTGAAGGCGATGCAGACGAAACGTCTTTCGATATCACAATGGGTTCAAGCTTTGACCGTGGTAACGTTGTAATTGGTTTACAATACACTGACCGTGGCGATGCTTCTCAAGCAGACCGTGATTTCTCTGATTGTCCAATCGAAGAAGATTACGATAACGGTAGCTTCTACTGTGGTGGTTCTTCTTACACGCCTTTCGGTCACGTTTGGGCTGAAAATGCAAGCTTACAAGGTCAAGCAGACGGCGAGTGGCACGACTTCACTTCAGCAGGTGATGCTTACAACTACTCAGCAACAAGCTACCTTTACACGCCAATGCGTCGTTTAAACCTAACAGGTATCGGCCACTTTGACGTAACTGATGAAACGCGTTTAGTTTCTGAGTTCACTTACTCTAAGCGTTGGTCAACTCAACAAATGGCTCCACAGCCAGTATGGTTTGACTTCACTTATGATGCAGAAACAATGGGTGATTCACTTCTTTCTCACGGTGTAGCTGACGGTGAAGACATCTCTTACGGTCGTCGTATGACTGATGTTGGTCCTCGTGGTTATGAGCAAGTTGTTGACACAGTTTCGCGCAGTAATCGGTCTTGACGGTGCATTCGACAATGGTTGGGGCTGGGATACTTCAGTAGTATTCGGTCGTAACGACTCAGTTGACCGCGCAACTAACCTACTAAACATGGGTTCAATCCAAGACGCAATCGAAGAGGGTGACTTTAATCCACTTGATCAAGCTGATTGGTCAGGTAGCAACCTTGCACAGTACAACTACACTGAAAACAATTCAGGTGGTAGCCAATTATTAGTTCTTTCTGCTGGCCTTAACGGTGAAGTAATGGAACTTCCTGCTGGTTACGTTGGTTTCGCTGCTGGTATCGAGCGTCGTGAAGAAAAAGCATGGTACGTTCCAGATTCACTAACTTCACAAGGTCTTGCAAATGACCCACGTGTTGAGCCAACTGGTGGTCGTTTTGACGTAAACGAAGCTTACGTAGAATTCGCTGTTCCACTTCTAGCTGATGCACCATTTGCACAAATGGTTGACTTAAGCGCTGCTGTTCGTGCATTCGATTACAGCACATTTGGTTCAGATGAGACTTGGAAACTTGGTCTAACTTGGCGTGTAAATGACGAACTAATGCTACGTGCTGTTCGTTCAACTGCATTCCGTGCTCCTACAGTATCTGAGCTTTACCAAGGTAAATCACCTTCATTCGAACAAGTAAACTTCCCTGGTGCACAAGACCAAGCTGAAGTAACTGTTGGTGGTAACGACCAATTAACTCCAGAGCTTGCTGATACAGTAACAGCTGGTTTCGTATACGCTCCAGAGTGGTTAGATGGTTTCTCAATGACTGTTGACTACTACGAAATTGAAATCGAAAACTCAATTTCAAGCGTAAACAACCAATACATCGTTGAAAACTGTCTTGATGCTTCTACGGGCGCATACAAGAACCAAGATACTGCACTATGTCAGTCTTCTGCAATCAACTTCAACCAAAGCACTGGTCGCATTAGCTTCAATAACCAATTACAAAACATTGGTAACGAATCTACTAAAGGTTACGACGTAAACTTCAAGTATGCATTTGAAGCTGCAGGTCTTAACTGGCGCACAGGTCTTGATGTAACTATCCTTGATGAGTACATCGTTGATTCAGGCACAAGCACAATCGATTACACAGGTCTTGTAACTTCAGGTATCGGTAGCTACGCGAAAGTTAAGTCTAACTTCACTCTTAACGCGTCTGGCGACAACTGGGATGCACAATACCAAGCACGTATGATCGACGGCTTAGACAGCTATGCATGTCTTGCTGACGATAGCGAATGTCTAGTACCAAGTGTTGGTACTGTTGTATACCACGACATCAGTGGTTCATACATCCTGAACGACACAGTGTCATTCTCTGCAGGTGTTAACAACTTATTCGATAAGCAAGCACCTTACTACTCAGGTAACAATGACTCAAACACTGACCCGTACACATACGATGTACTAGGTCGTCGTTTCTTCGCTGGTATGAACGTTAAGTTCTAATCTAGTTTGAAATGATTACTAAGGCCCAGTTTTTACTGGGCCTTTTTTATTGTCTGAAAGTATATCAACGCGTAAACTATAAGGGTACTTTTAACAAACGAGGCGATATTGCTTAAACAAGACGAGAACTTATCTTTTATTATCGAGCCTGAGCTTAAACCACGCACAGAGCAACGACTCGACCTATATTTCTCCATTCCGAATGAAATGAGTGTTAATCCACAAACACTGAGTGAAGAATCATTCTTTAATAACAATTTTAAATCGCATCTTGCGTATAACGCTAACAACATTCACTTACCCTTAGTGAGAAGTCGCTTTGTTAGTAAAAACAAAGGTGAACAGCAAGATTATCGGCAAAACTTAAACTTGTATTGTTATCAAGTTCGACTAGCACTGAATGCCGATATTAAAGACACCCTAAAACACCAAGAAGCCGAAGAGTTTTATCCTGCCGCTATCGAATTGTGCGAGCAAACCAAAGGCTTGTTGAAAAAGCTAAGGCGCTATACCCCAGATGATGAAAAGCTACTGCCGTTTTATAAAAACGCCGATAACTACTTAAGTTGGCATGTAGAGCAGTCATTTTTGAAACTACTAGATGAAGGGCCGCGCAGTAGTGATTTTGCAAAAGAGCGCAGCGAGCTTTTAGAGTTTTGTAAAGCAGAAAACAGTTACCGAGAAGAACAAGAGTATAACTCGCAATCAACACTTGAAGATGCAAATCGTATCACTAATAAAATGCGTTTATTACAACGTTTAATTGAGCATGGGGTAGTGCTTACTCGTAGCACCCGTCATTTAAACAGTTATTTAAAACGTATGGTAAAGGGTACTGTAACTGCTGTGATCATGGCATTTGTGATGTTAGTTGTATTAAATGCACGTTCAAATTTTACCGAAGTAACAGCGACGTTGATTTTGATCTTAGGTGTGATTTATGGTCTTCGTGAAATATTCAAAGAAGATATTACACGGGTGATCTGGCGAGCGATTGTTAGAGGCCGACCAAAGTGGCGCTTTCAGTTTAAAAACAGTATTACTAAAGAGAAGATCGCAAGCCAATACATTTGGCTTGAATACACAAGCTTTAAACGTATTCCGAAAGCTGTGAGAAAAATCTTTTCTAAGCGCCGGCATCAAAATAAACAGGCTGCACAGTGGCTACATTTTGCAAGTGAAACACATGTCAGTGCCAAGGCGTTTTTACCCGGATATGATACGCTTCAACAAACCATGCAATTTAGCTTGGCACCGTTTGCTCGCTACTTAAAGCGAGGCGAAGGTAAGCTCTATCATCTTGATAGCAATAAAATCTCTAAGAAAGCGGTAGAGAGGCGTTATCAATTAAATGTTGTATTAGTGTTTACCCATAGCGAAGACGAGACTTTGTATCAGCGTTACAAGATTACGTTAAATCGCAGCAAGATTGTCAATATTGAGCGGATTTACTCGCAAACTGACATTTTGAAAGAAAAGATAAATGATGAATGATGAATGATGAAAAAGGGTGGCCTTGGCCACCCACTAGGGTTTATTTAGCGTCTAAACCTGTTTTGCTGTAAAGCGATACTTTGTCTGATACTAGGGTAATTTCAATGTTTTTGTCTTTGTTACCCCAAATACAGTTAGTGTGTAGTGTTTTTTCTTCACACTTATCAGCAGAGCCTAAAATAGCTTCAACTTCAGTTTTATCCATGCCAATTTCAATTTTTTCGTAGTTTTCTAGACTTACTTTTGAACAGCCAGCTAAAGTAAGTGCCGCAGCAGCTGCTGCAATTGCCATATATTTTTTCATAATTGTATCCATTAATGGTTGTAGCGTCTTATTTGCAAGATCATACCCATACGAGGGTGATCAAAATAATGTATCTCGTTACTGATCACACGTTTAAATTGTGAAAAACGTGCTTTTTCATAATCACCGTTTTCTAGACGCTGACTAATATCAAAATCTGCATTTATAAATAGGTAGTGACGAACATAAATTTTCATTAAACCGTCTAATTCCCACTCTGGCACGTTTTGTAGCTGGTCGGGAATAAAACGTTCAGTAGGATCGATCAAACTGATAAAATCGTTATTTTCATTTTCAAGTGATCTTGTGTTTTTTGCTAAGTGTTCTCCAGCAAATAAGCGGATGCTTGGTGCACTTCTTTCACTCATTTCAGGAAAACGCCATCCTGTATGCAAAATAGGAGATAAGCCCTTTTTATCAAGCTGGTCTTTTTGATCAACAAACTGTAATTGCTCTGGTGCAATTAGATATATTTCGTCAGTATCTTCACGCGGTTCAACAACGGGTGTAACAGGCAGTTGATTATAACTAGCTAAAAAATCAACACTGTCATCACACACATTAGAATGAGGGTTGGTATTGACTAAAGAGTCGGTAAACGAATCAGAGCGAAAGCGGTTATCACCTTCAATACAAGCCTGTTTCGCTTGTGCTGTGTACGCAGGAGATAATATATCTTTGCTACGCTTAGCCTTGATTTCATCGTGTTTTAGACTGAAATCTTCTTGTAAGTAGGGAGCTGGGCGCTGTTTATAAATAAGAACTTCAATTTCAAACCAACGTGTTGCATATGATGAGCTTGTAAATAAGCAACAAAGCAATATTAAACTATTTCTAAACAACATTAATGGCTAACCTTTTTCTCAAAATCTGCAATCATTGCAGTGACCATTTTTAAGCGTTCACGAGCGTTGGCTTCGCTAATTGCAAAGCGCAGTTTGTTTGCGCCATCCATTTTATACACCTGCGGTGCACTTTGTATCAAACCAATGATGAAGCTAGGGTTAACCTTTGTATGCTGGCTAAACTCAAAATAGCCACCTTTCGGGTTTGCTTCAATCTTCTTAATGCCAAGATTACTTGCTTGTAGTTTTAATTGCTGCAAACTGAATAAGTTTTTCGTAGCATCAGGCAGTAGGCCAAAACGGTCAATCAACTCTACTTGTAATTCGTCCATGTCATTGAGATTAGCACAGCTTGCAATGCGTTTATAGATACCTAATCGCGCATTTACATCATGAATATAATCATCGGGTAATAATGCAGGTAGCTTTAAGTCAACTTCAGTTTGCTGGCCAAGTAAGTTCTCTAGGGTTGGCTCTTTGCCTTCTTTTAGCGAGTTTACAGCTTGCTCAAGCATCTCCATATACAAGCTAAAGCCAATGGTTTGCATTTGACCTGATTGATCGTCACC
The nucleotide sequence above comes from Pseudoalteromonas shioyasakiensis. Encoded proteins:
- the ccoN gene encoding cytochrome-c oxidase, cbb3-type subunit I, translated to MSQTVASQTEYNYKVVRQFAIMTVIWGIVGMSVGVLIAAQLAWPALNFDTPWLTYSRLRPLHTNAVIFAFGTSALFATSYYVVQRTCQTRLFSDKLAAFTFWGWQLVIVLAAITLPLGITSSKEYAELEWPIDILIAVVWVTYAVVFFGTLIKRKVSHIYVANWFYAGFIITVAVLHIVNSMAIPVSLTKSYSIYAGAVDAMVQWWYGHNAVGFLLTAGFLGMMYYFVPKQAGRPVYSYRLSVVHFWALVSLYIWAGPHHLHYTALPDWTQSLGMVMSVILFVPSWGGMINGIMTLSGAWHKLRTDPVLRFLVVSLSFYGMSTFEGPMMAIKSVNALSHYTDWTVGHVHSGALGWVAMISIGAIYHLIPALFSQGRMYSVKLVNTHFWLHTVGVVLYIVAMWISGVMQGLMWRAVNSDGTLMYSFVQSLEASYPFYVMRFLGGVFIVTGMLIMAYNVYRTIAAKKDSLQLDADAQLA
- the ccoO gene encoding cytochrome-c oxidase, cbb3-type subunit II; translated protein: MSNNNSQNKHEIVEKNVGLMAILTVFAISFGALVEITPLMFQDDTTKPVDGLRPLTALEMEGRDIYVREGCYNCHSQMIRPFRDEVERYGHYSVAGESVWDHPFQWGSKRTGPDLARVGERYSDDWHHAHLMDPRAVVPESNMPAFPWLDENRVDTTHTLKKLQIFRDSFGIDKASDRYDGKGYGSDEELQADIAKIEAMNDGKGATEMQALIAYLQQLGTHLK
- a CDS encoding peptidoglycan binding protein CsiV — protein: MLFRNSLILLCCLFTSSSYATRWFEIEVLIYKQRPAPYLQEDFSLKHDEIKAKRSKDILSPAYTAQAKQACIEGDNRFRSDSFTDSLVNTNPHSNVCDDSVDFLASYNQLPVTPVVEPREDTDEIYLIAPEQLQFVDQKDQLDKKGLSPILHTGWRFPEMSERSAPSIRLFAGEHLAKNTRSLENENNDFISLIDPTERFIPDQLQNVPEWELDGLMKIYVRHYLFINADFDISQRLENGDYEKARFSQFKRVISNEIHYFDHPRMGMILQIRRYNH
- a CDS encoding DUF3862 domain-containing protein translates to MKKYMAIAAAAAALTLAGCSKVSLENYEKIEIGMDKTEVEAILGSADKCEEKTLHTNCIWGNKDKNIEITLVSDKVSLYSKTGLDAK